The Streptomyces sp. R28 region TGCGAGCGGGAGATCTCGGCGGTGGCCGCGTCCTCCATGAGGTTGAAGATGGCGACCGCGCCGAGGCCGCGCAGCCACGCCTCGATGTAACGGATGCCGACCTGCACGGCGTTGATCAGGCCGTTGTACGTCGGCTTGGCTTCCAGGGAGTCGACGGCGATCAGGTCGGCCGCCTCGACGTGGACGTCCTCGCGCAGGCGGTCCTTCTGGTTCGGCTTGTCGCCGAGGACCTTGTCGAAGGACTCCATGGCGATCGGAACCAGGTCGGGGTGGGCGACCCAGGAGCCGTCGAAGCCGTCGCCGGCCTCGCGGTCCTTGTCGGCGCGGACCTTCTCGAAGGCCACCTTGTTGACCTCGGCGTCCCGGCGGGACGGGATGAACGCCGCCATGCCGCCGATCGCGTGCGCGCCGCGCTTGTGGCAGGTGCGGACGAGGAGTTCGGTGTAGGCCCGCATGAACGGGGCCGTCATCGTCACCGCGTTGCGGTCCGGCAGGACGAACTTGGCGCCGCCGTCACGGAAGTTCTTGACGATGGAGAACAGGTAGTCCCAGCGGCCGGCGTTCAACCCGGCGGCGTGGTCGCGGAGTTCGTAGAGGATCTCCTCCATCTCGTACGCCGCCGTGATCGTCTCGATCAGCACGGTCGCGCGGATGGTGCCCTGCGGGATGCCGACGTAGTCCTGCGCGAAGACGAACACCTCGTTCCAGAGGCGGGCCTCCAGGTGCGACTCCGTCTTCGGGAGGTAGAAGTACGGGCCCTTGCCGAGGTCCAGCAGGCGCTGGGCGTTGTGGAAGAAGTACAGGCCGAAGTCGACCAGCGCGCCGGGGACCGGGGTGCCGTCCGCGTCGACGAGGTGGCGCTCGTTCAGGTGCCAGCCGCGGGGGCGCATGACGACCGTCGCCAGCTCCTCGTTCGGGCGCAGGGCGTACGACTTGCCGGTGCGCTCGTCCGTGAAGTCGATGTTCCTGGTGTAGGCGTCGGCCATGTTCACCTGGCCGAGGATCACGTTCTCCCAGGTGGGCGCCGAGGCGTCCTCGAAGTCCGCGAGCCAGATCTTCGCGCCCGAGTTGAGGGCGTTGATGGTCATCTTGCGGTCGGTCGGGCCGGTGATCTCCACCCGGCGGTCCTGCAGCGCGGGCGGGCACGGGCCCACGCTCCAGGAGTCGTCCGCGCGGATCGCGGCCGTCTCGGGGAGGAAGTCGAGCGTGGACGTACGGGCGATCTCGGCGCGACGCTCCGCACGGCGGGCGAGGAGCTCGTCACGCCGGGGCGTGAACCGGCGGTGCAGCTCGGCCACGAAGGCGAGGGCCGCCTCGTTGAGGACCTCCTCCTGCCGGGGCAGGGGCTCGGCGTCGACGATGGCCAGCGGGGACGGCGCTGGTGCGGACATGAGCTGTCACTTCCTTCAGCGAACTACGAAGACGAGCGGTCGAGCTTTGGCACCGGGTGCCAGTCTTCCCGGATACGACGAGGAACGCCCGTGGAGCGGACGGGCGCTTCTGAACAGTGGATACTAGTTTCCTCATGGTGGAAGTTCAATCGTTTGTTGATGTCGAGATTCTCTGAGTCGAGGGAACGTGGCTCTGGGTGCCACCTCCCTTACTCAAGGTGGGCGAGATCGGCCTCCGTGTCGATGTCGTAAGGCCGCGCCACATCCCCGCACTCGACGAGACGGATCGCCTCCTCACGCTCCTTCAGATAGGCGCGTGCCCCTCGATCGCCGGTCGCAGTCGCCGCGATGCCCGCCCAGTGGGCGGCGCCGAAGAGAACGGGATGCCCGCGTACGCCGTCGTAGGCGGCCGAGGCGAGAGACGTCTCGTCCTCGTACGCGGCGAGCACGCGCGCGACCGCCTCCTCCCCGATGCCGGGCTGGTCGACGAGCGAGACGAGTGCCGCCCTCGCCCCCGTGCCGGCGAGCGAGTCGAGCCCGGCGCGCAGGGAGGACCCCATCCCGTCGGCCCAGTCGGGGTTCTCCACCAGCACACAGTCGCCGAACTCCGCCCGCTCCCGCACCGCGGCGGCCTGTGCGCCCAGCACCACGTGCACGCGGGCACAGCCGGCCGCGCGCAGCACCCCGACGGCATGCTCGACGAGCGGCCGGCCGCGGTGCCGCAGGAGTGCCTTGGGCCGTCCGCCGAGCCGTCGTCCACCGCCCGCGGCGAGGAGCAGACCGGCGACCGGGGGTGCTTCTTTCTCCGTCATACGTCCTGCATACCTGACGTCCGCGGGTGCGCCGGGTTTCGTTGGGCTGAATTTCGGTCCGTACGGTGGCGCGCCCGGCACGGGTGGCGTTTACTGACCCGCGTCCCCGGCGCCCGACCAATACCAGGGGGCTCGACGGGGGAGCGGGACTACGGGCGCACAACGGCGTGCGAGGGGGGAGTGCTGTGTTGCGGAGCTTGGGACAGAGGCCGGTGACGGGCAGCGACGAGGACCCGAGGGTGGCGGAACTGCGGACGGCGGTGTCCCGTCTGCGCCGCGAACTCGCCGCGCATCCCTCCGAGTTCCCCGACCGGGCCATCGCCGAGGACGAACTCGGCACGCTGGCCGCGATGATGATCGACGGGGCGCCGGAGATTCCGCGACTGCGCAGGTCGCTGCTGCTGATCGCCGGCGCGATCGGGTCGGTCAGCGCGCTGTCCCGGGGCCTGTCGGACGTACGCGACGCGGTGGACCTGTTCGGGGAACCGCCGCGCCGCTGAACCGTGGCCGGCCCGCATGCCCCGCGCTCAGATGTCGACGACCGTCTCGTAGCCGCTGCTCTGCATGTCCTCGCACAGGACGTAGGCGGCGTCGAAGCGCTCCTTGAACTCGGGATCGCCCTGCCAGGCGCGCATCGAGTCGAGGTCCTGCCAGGTGGCGAAGGAAACGAAGGACGTCGGGTTCCTGAGGTCCCGGATCAGCCGGGCCCCGAGGAACCCCTGGTGTGCTTCTTTGGTCCAGGTGAGGAATTCCCGCCAGCGTTGGATGACCTCGTCGGCGCTGCCCTCTTTGACCTGCCACCGTCCCGAGGACCAGTGCTTGTTCTCCTGCAGCATGGTGGCCACCTCGCTGTGTCGATGGTCCCCCGCCCCCAGGGTAGGCGCGCCCGCGGATCTACGCCGTCGGAGTCGAGGTCGCCAGCGCCTCGGACAGCTCTATGGCCACCTGCTGCAGCATCGGCACGATCTTGTCCGTCGCGGCCTCCGTGACGCGGCCCGCCGGGCCCGAGATCGAAATGGCGGCCGCGGTGGGGGAGTTGGGGACCGAGACCGCGAGGCAGCGGACGCCGACCTCCTGCTCGTTGTCGTCGACCGCGTAGCCGTTGCGCCGCACGTCCTCCAGGGCCGCCAGGAAGCCGTCCGGGGTGGTGATCGTCTTCTCCGTGGCGGCGGGCATGCCGGTGCGGTACAGCAGGGCACGCACCTCCTCCGGCGGGAACCCGGCGAGCAGCGCCTTGCCGACACCCGTGGAGTGCGGCAGCACGCGCCGGCCGACCTCGGTGAACATGCGCATCGAGTGCTTGGACGGCACCTGGGCGACGTACACGATCTCGTCGCCGTCGAGCAGGGCCA contains the following coding sequences:
- the aceB gene encoding malate synthase A, translating into MSAPAPSPLAIVDAEPLPRQEEVLNEAALAFVAELHRRFTPRRDELLARRAERRAEIARTSTLDFLPETAAIRADDSWSVGPCPPALQDRRVEITGPTDRKMTINALNSGAKIWLADFEDASAPTWENVILGQVNMADAYTRNIDFTDERTGKSYALRPNEELATVVMRPRGWHLNERHLVDADGTPVPGALVDFGLYFFHNAQRLLDLGKGPYFYLPKTESHLEARLWNEVFVFAQDYVGIPQGTIRATVLIETITAAYEMEEILYELRDHAAGLNAGRWDYLFSIVKNFRDGGAKFVLPDRNAVTMTAPFMRAYTELLVRTCHKRGAHAIGGMAAFIPSRRDAEVNKVAFEKVRADKDREAGDGFDGSWVAHPDLVPIAMESFDKVLGDKPNQKDRLREDVHVEAADLIAVDSLEAKPTYNGLINAVQVGIRYIEAWLRGLGAVAIFNLMEDAATAEISRSQIWQWINAGVEFENGEKATPELARKVAAEELSAIRAEIGEEAFAAGHWQQAHDLLLEVSLDENYADFLTLPAYEQLRG
- a CDS encoding NTP transferase domain-containing protein — encoded protein: MTEKEAPPVAGLLLAAGGGRRLGGRPKALLRHRGRPLVEHAVGVLRAAGCARVHVVLGAQAAAVRERAEFGDCVLVENPDWADGMGSSLRAGLDSLAGTGARAALVSLVDQPGIGEEAVARVLAAYEDETSLASAAYDGVRGHPVLFGAAHWAGIAATATGDRGARAYLKEREEAIRLVECGDVARPYDIDTEADLAHLE
- a CDS encoding DUF5955 family protein yields the protein MLRSLGQRPVTGSDEDPRVAELRTAVSRLRRELAAHPSEFPDRAIAEDELGTLAAMMIDGAPEIPRLRRSLLLIAGAIGSVSALSRGLSDVRDAVDLFGEPPRR
- a CDS encoding antibiotic biosynthesis monooxygenase family protein; translation: MLQENKHWSSGRWQVKEGSADEVIQRWREFLTWTKEAHQGFLGARLIRDLRNPTSFVSFATWQDLDSMRAWQGDPEFKERFDAAYVLCEDMQSSGYETVVDI
- a CDS encoding IclR family transcriptional regulator, which translates into the protein MPTSSASTTDSARPNSGGVQSLERAFDLLERMADAGGEVGLSELSASSGLPLPTIHRLMRTLVACGYVRQQPNRRYALGPRLIRLGESAARLLGTWARPYLARLVEETGETANMALLDGDEIVYVAQVPSKHSMRMFTEVGRRVLPHSTGVGKALLAGFPPEEVRALLYRTGMPAATEKTITTPDGFLAALEDVRRNGYAVDDNEQEVGVRCLAVSVPNSPTAAAISISGPAGRVTEAATDKIVPMLQQVAIELSEALATSTPTA